The bacterium genome contains the following window.
GTTCGCAGGGGAAACCCGGTCGCAGGGCGAATTCCCCTTAACTAGCACTGTGACACGGTCAAAGGGATTCCCGGAAGGGGGTCTCGCCGGACGGTGCCGACCAAGCCGAGGTGAACCCAAGTGAAGAAACAGACGCCCGCTCAGCTCGAAGCGATTCAGCGGCTGATGCAGATGGCCGATACCCCTCAGAACCTCGAGGCCATGCAGTATGTGGTGTTCCAGTTCGACTTTCGGGACTTCGATCAGTTCATCATTGAGTGCCCGCCGGGCAGCATCCGCTTCAACAACCTGCTTCGGTTGGCCGTCTTCTGCGACAACGTTGGGTTCCTGGTGGAAGCCGGCGTGGTGGACCGCGAGGCGGTCTTCGAGTTGTTCCCCATCCCCTGGGCGAAAGTTGAGCCGGTGATTCAGGGCATGCGCAAGGATCTCGACTGGCCGGACACCTTCGACTACTTCGAGCGTCTCGGGCGTGAGTACATGAAGTGGTGGGAGGCCAAGCGTAAGCGGCTCAACGTTCCGCCCAGCTCGCCCGAGTTGGGCGGCATTCCCCGATCCCTGTTCGTAGCCAAGCCACGGCCGCCGGTCCCGGCAAGGCCGGCCCCTCCTCCCCGCCCTGCCCCGCCTTCCCGCGCGGCAGTGCCGGCCCCTGCAATCGGCCGCGCACCTCAGCTTGCGCTCCCGGTGGCGCCTGCCGGAGCCGTGGAGGAGAAGCCCAAGACCCTCAGGGTCAAGACCCCCTCCAGGCCGGTGAAGGTTGTCAGCCAGGAGAAGAGGGGCCAGCAGACCAAGCCGAAGGTACATTCCAAGGCAACGCCCGCAAGAAAGCGATAGCCGGGTGGCTGTATACCAGCTCTATGACCTCCAACAGCTCGACACGGCCATCATCCGAACCGCTGCCCACCGGGCGGGCCTTGATGACGGCACCGCGCAGCGGGCGGTGGTTGCCGCGGCGGCCCAGGAACTGGCCGACCTGCAGGGCCGGTTGGACGCCTGGCATGCCCGCCTGCGCGCGCTCGACCTCGGAATCCGCTCCCTGGAGGACAAACGTGCCAAGTTCGATGCCGATCTCTACAGCGGCCGCACGGCCAATCCGAAGGAGCTGGCCGCCATACAGGATGAGATAGGCGCGCTGGATCGTCACAAGGCCGGCCTCGAGGATGAGACGCTGTCGGTGATGGAGCAGGTCGAGCAGATTGAGCCCGAGGCGCGCCGAGCCGAGGCCGCGCTGGAGGCCGCTGTGGCCGCGCTGGCCCAGCAAGAGGCCGCCTTCATCGCAGCGACGGCAGCGGCTGATGGCGAGATCGCGGATCTGGCCGCCCGGAGGTCGGCGCTCGCGTCCCAGATTGACGAGTACCTACTGAAGAGATACGAGCGGTTGAGGGAGCACAAGGTGGGCCTGGCGGTTGTGGCGGTCACCGGTGGGATCTGTGATGGCTGCCACGTTGCCATTCCGGAGGGACGGTTGCAGCAGATCGCCGGGGATCCAAATGCACTCGCGGCCTGCGACGGTTGCGGACGGCTGCTCGTGGTTCGGGTGTTTCAGGTGTAATGAAGCTTCGGCTGTTCATTGACGGGGCCTCGCGGGGGAATCCTGGTCCCTCGGCCATAGGCGTGGTGGTGCAGGACGGCCGTGGCCGGGTGATCGCCGAGGTTGCCGAGGCCCTGGGGAAGGCCACGAACAACGTCGCGGAGTACGAGGCGTTGCTCCGTGCTCTTGAGGAAGCCCGCGCGCGCGGGGCGGACGAGGTTGAGATACTGGCGGACAGCGACCTGCTGGTCCGGCAGATCGCCGGCACCTACAAGGTCAAGAGTCCCAATCTGGCGCCCCTGCACAGGGCCGCGCTCAAAGCGCTTGCGGGCTTCCGAAGATGGCACATCACCCACATCCTTCGCGGTCGGAACACCGCGGCCGATGCCCTGGCCAACCGTGCTCTTGATGGTCTTCCGCCGCAGGGTTCTCTCCCTGGCGCCCCCGACGCCGGGGCCGGCCTGCGCTCGGAGCTTGCCCGCCTCTCGGGCCGGCTGGAAGGGGTGCTGGGCGTCGGCGTCAAGACGGTCTGGGACGGCCAAGAGATCTTCCTCGAGCCCGACCGGCCCTTCCCGACGGCCAGCGTGTTCAAGATCCCGGTGCTGATCGAGCTGCTGCTGCAGGTAGAGGAGGGACGCCTCCGCCTCGATGGCACGGTGACCGTTACCGAGGAGATGAAGTCCCCGGGCTCCGGTGTCCTGAAGGAGCTGACCTCTTCCCCGGCGCTCAGCGTTGCGGACCTGGCGATGCTGATGGTCATCATCAGCGACAACACCGCCACCGACATCCTGGTTGATCTGGTTGGCAAGGAGGCCATCAACCGGCGGCTGGCGTCGTGGGGGTTCTCTGTGACGCGCGTGCCGATGAGCTGCCGGGAGCTGCTTTTCGAGCTGGCAGGGCGCCCGACGGGTCCCTTCACCCCAGAGGCGCGTCTCGAGGTGGAGCAGATCCTCAAGGCGCGCGTGCGGTCGTTTGCCGGCCGTGCCTATGCAGACTGCGATAACGACCTTACTACCCCCCGCGAGATGGTCGGGCTGCTTGAGATGCTGGTGCGTGACGGGCCGCTCTCCGCCGGCGTCCGGGAGCGAGCCCTGCACTTCATGGGACGCCAGCAGGTGCGCGACCGGCTGCCGCTGCACCTGCCGCCGGGTACCGAGATCGCTCACAAGACCGGATCGATCGCCGGGGTCCGCAACGACGCCGGGATCCTGTTCGTGCCACGCGGCCCGGTGCTGGTCTGCGCCTTCGCCCGCGATCTCGCGGACGACCAGGCCGGGGCCGCGGCTATCGCCGAGGTCGGACGGCTGGTACACGCTGTTTTCGCGTAGGTGAGGGTGTCCCAAGGGTAGTTGAAAGAGCGAGGGAGCAGCACCTCAGTGTGGTGAACTGATCTTTGTGGGAAACCAACACACCACAGGGAGGGGGCTGCTCCATGTGCACGGTAGTGCGGATAGGTGCACAGGGCAAGGCCCGGATGGCTCACCAGGTGGCGCTGCCGGAGGCTGATGCCCTCGATGTCAGGATCGCCCTTGTCCAGGACCTGATCCCCCTGGGCCTGCAGGCGGTGGAAGAGGTGCTCCAGCAGGAGGTCCAGGCGCTGGCCGGCCCGCGCTATGCGCGCGGCGATGGCGCCCCGCATCTGGTGCGCTGGGGCCGGCAGCGGGGCTCGGTCTACGTGGCCGACCAGAAGTTGCCCCTCCCGGTGCCCCGGGTGCGCAACCGGCAGGCGGGCATCGAGGTCCCCCTGCACAGCTACACCCGACTTCAGCAGCCCCGCGCGGCCGATGAAGGCGTGCTCCGGCGGATCCTCTATGGACTGAGCTGCCGGGACTACCGGACCGCGGCCGAGGCGGTCCCGGAAGCCTTCGGGCTGAGCCGGTCGAGCATCTCCCGCCGGTACATCCGGGCGACGGCGCGCAAGCTCCAGGCCCTCCAGGAGCGCCGTCTGGACCAGTATGACTTCGTCCTCGAGCGTGGTCTGCGGGTGGCCGAGGGCCTGCTGGTAGTGATCGATGGCGGCAAGGGTTTGCGGCGCGCGGTCAGGGATGTGTTCGGCGACCAGGCGCAGGTGCAACGCTCCCTCCGGCACAAACGGGAGAACGTCGTGGCCTACTTGCCCAAGGCCCTGCAGCCCCTCTGGCGGGCGAGACTCCAGCGGGCGTACCGGCAGCCGACCTACGCCCTGGCTAAAGCCGACCTGCAGCGGTTGCACCAAGACCTGCGGCGGCTCAAGGAGGATGCCGCCCGGAGCCTGGCGGAAGGGCTGGAGGAAACGCTCACGCTCCATCGCCTGGGGCTGGCCGATCGTCTGGGCACGAGCTTGGGCACTACGAATGGACTGGAGTCCATCCTGGCGCTGGTCGAGCAGCGGGTGGGCAAAGTCGATCGCTGGGCCACGAGTGACCAGAAGCAACGGTGGCTGGCGACCACGCTGTTGGAGCTCGAACCTCGCCTGCGCCGGCTGCGCGGGTATCGGGCGTTGCCACAGTTGCGCATCGCTCTGAGGAACGCTGTCATGCAGGAGGAGGAGGCGAGGGTAGCGTAATGAGTGCTGGGGGTTGCTCCCAGAAAATCAACTACCCTCGGGACACCCTCCTCTGTGCGGCTCGAGAGGCCATAAGCTGGGCAATGAAGACTGCGAAAGGGGTGGGCTGCGTGGATCGTAGGAGATTCAGTCGTACACTGTGTGGTTTGTTAGTCGTGATAGCCGTCCTGTGGGCGGGTCCTGGTGCAGGAGCCCCCGTTCCGGCGCAGCGCGGCGAGCTGCGCATCGCCATGCAGTACGACCGCGGCTCCATGGATCCCGCGGTGCTGAGCGCCGTGACCGACAAGCAGATGACCGTCAACGTGTTCGAGGGGTTGGTCCGTCACGCGCTGGGCACCGTCAAGATAGAGCCAGCCCTGGCAGAGAGCTGGACGATGGCTCCAGATGGGAAGACGTGGACCTTCAAGTTGCGCCGCGGCGTCCGATTCCACAAGGAATTCGGCGAGATGCAGGCCAGCGACGTGAAGTTCAGCCTGGAGCGGATCCAGGCCCCGGCCCTGAAGTCTCCCTACTCTCAGCTGATGGCCTCGCTGGAGCGCGTGGAGGTCCTGGACAGGCACACGGTCCGAATCCTGCTGAACTCGCCTGACCCTGCGTTTCTGGACAAGCTGGCGCAGAGCTTTGGCGCCATCGTAAGTGAGAAGGCCGTGAAGGCCAGGGGCGACAAGTTTGACCAGGACCCCGTGGGCACCGGCCGCTATCAGTTCTCCAGCTGGGCGCCCCAGCAGGAGACGGTGTTCACCCCATTCGACGAGTACTGGGGGGGGAGGCCGGCGCTCGCACGCGTCGTCTACGTCCCGATTCCGGATTCCACGACCATGTTCAACGCCTTTGAGGCAGGCGACGTGCACCTGGTCCAGGTTACTGATCCGGACAAGCTGAAGAAGTACAGGCAGAACTCCAAGATGACCGTGGTCGAGACCCCCGGCCTGATCACCCGGTTCTTCGGCATGAACCGTCTGCACAAGCCATTCGACGACATAAAGGTGCGGACGGCAGTCCTCCATGCCGTCAACAGGACCGAGATCGTCCAGTTCCTCTTCGGTGGCGTCTCCACGCCGGCCCGCTCCATCCTAGCCCCGGGGGTCCTGCATGCGGAGCCCAACGTCATGCAGTACAGGTTTGATCCCTCCAGGGCAAAGCGGCTGCTGGCCGAAGCCGGGTACCCCAACGGCTTTCGGACGACGTTCTACGTGCCCAACATCGATCGCTTCACCAGGCCGGCGACCGTCATACAGCAGCACCTGCGGGGCGTAGGCATCGAGATCGAGATCCGGGTGATGGAGGTAACGTCCTTCCTGGCAAGATTGCGGTCGGCCGAGGGAATGCCCATGTTCACCTTGAGCCGGGGGCAGGACCCCGCTCCCGACCGTGTGCTCTACATCTGGTTCCACAGCAGCGGGATACCGCGGGACAACTGGGCGAACATCTCCATCCCCGAGGTGGACCGGTGGTTGGACGAGGCGCTGCGAACCCTGAACGAGGACAGGCGCAAGGAGCTGTTCAGTCTCGCCCAAAAGCGCATAGTGGATGAAGCGCACTACTTCTTCATCGATCACGAGAACCACATCTTCGCCATGCAGGCGCGGGTCAAGGGGTTTGTGGGCGACCCGCAGCGCAGCATCCGGCTGGACAACGTGTCCGTGGAGAGGTAGAGGTTGAGGGGTCTCCTTGCGGCCCGCCTGGCAGCCACGGTACCAACGGTCCTGGGCGTCATCATCGTGGTCTTTCTGGTGGTCCATTTCATCCCGGGTGACCCTGTGATCGCCATGCTGGGCGATTCGGCCACGGCAGAGCAGGTCGAAGAGACCCGACGCCTACTGGGCCTGGACGCTCCTCTGCCCGTGCAGTTTGCCAGGGTGATTGCCCGCTACGTGCGCCTGGATCTGGGCCGGTCCATCATCACGCGGCGGCCGGTCATCGGTGAGATCCGGAGCCGCTTTCCGCACACTCTTTGGCTGGCCGCGGGTGCGATGCTGGTGTCGGTGGCCGTGGGCCTCCCGCTGGGAGTGCTTGCGGCCACCCGGCGCGGCAGCCTGGTCGATCTGAGCAGCCTGGTCCTCAGCACTGCAGGCATCGCGGCGCCCGTCTTCTGGATCGGACTGCTGCTCTCGCTGCTCTTTGCAACGAGGCTAGGCTGGTTTCCCACGATCGGAGCCGGCCGCGTAGGGGACCTGGGCTCCATGCTCCATGCCCTGGTGCTTCCCTCGGTGACCCTGGGTCTCTCCGGGATCGCGCTCATCGCCCGCATGACCCGGTCGTGCATGCTGGAGGTGCTGCGCGAGGACTACGTCCGCACTGCCCGCGCGAAGGGGGCGACGGAGCGGGCCGTGGTCTTTCGACACGCGCTGAAGAACGCCGCCATCCCCATCGTGACGATCATCGGTCTGAACGTCGGCTATCTGCTGGGCGGGGCGGTGCTCGTGGAGACGGTCTTTGCGCGTCCCGGGCTCGGGAAGCTTCTTGTTGACGCCATCTTGTCCCGGGACTACCCCGTGGTGCAGGGGGTGACGCTGACCGTGGCGATCTCGTTCGTGGCGGTCAACCTGGTGACCGATCTCGTCTACGGCTGGCTCGATCCCAGGATTCAGTACCAGTGAGCGGAGCTCATCAGCATCTCGCCGGAAGAGGCGTGACCGGCACTCCCAGGTGGCGGCGGGTCATCACGCACGCGCCGATGATGGTGGGCGCGGTGATCGTCCTGGCCGTCGTGGTGATGGCCCTGGCCGCTCCCGTTCTGGCACCGGCTGACCCGACCGCCATCGACCTGCCCATGCGGCTCCGACCCCCGGGCGAGGACGGCCGCCTGCTGGGGACCGACGGCTTCGGCCGAGACGTTTGGAGCCGGCTGGTGTTCGGCACGCGGGTCTCCCTGCAGGTGGGCGTGGTTGCAGTCAGTATCGGCGCCGTGGCCGGCCTGGTCGTGGGACTGGCGGCGGGCTACTTCGGCGGCTGGGTTGACATGCTTACCGGGCGCGTGCTGGACGTGGTGATGGCCTTTCCGACCATCCTGCTCGCTCTGGCGGTGGTCGCGGCGCTGGGGCCGTCGCTGACCCACAGCATGATCGCCATCGGTCTCACCAGCATACCCCGCTTTGCCCGGGTGACTCGGGGCGCCGTGCTGGCGGTGCGGGGGCGGGACTTCGTGCAGGCGGCCGAGGCGCTGGGCGCGCCGACCAGCCGCATCCTGGCAGTCCACGTTCTCCCCAATGTCCTCTCGCCTCTTGTCGTGATGGTCAGCCTCGGCGTCGGATCAGCGATCCTGGTGGAGGCCTCCCTGAGCTTCCTCGGACTGGGCGTGGCGCCGCCCACACCCACCTGGGGGTCCATGATCACCGACGGCAAGCACTACATCGATCTCGCGCCGTGGATCTCCGGGTTCGCAGGCCTGTTCATAATGGTGACCGTGCTGGGATTCAACCTGTTGGGAGACGGGCTGCGGGACCTGTCGGATCCGAAGCTCAGGGCCCGATAGTAGCCGCGCGGGACCTGGCGGTGAATCTGATCGAGGAGTCGTAGACATGCTGGAGCAGTCCAAAGCCGTGCTGGAGTATGTCGAGCGCCACCGCGACGACCTGGTGACACTGTTGCAGACCATGATTCGCACGCGCAGCGTCAACCCCGCCTTCGACCCGGCGTCTCCGGGAGAGGCGGCCATGGCGAGGCTCGTGGCCGATCGGTACGCGGCGCTGGGAATCGCCACCGACATCGTGGAGGCGGTCCCAGGCCGGCCCAACGTAGTCGCGACCTGGAAGGGAAGCATTGGCCGCCCCAGGCTGCTGGTCAATTGCCACCTGGACACCGTACCGCCGGACTGCGGGGAGTGGGTTGACCCCCACGACGGGAAGGTGACCTCGGGCTGGACCAAGGACCCTTTCGGGGGCGAGATCGTCGACGGCCGCATCTACGGGCGAGGCGCGGCAGACCACAAGTCCCCAATCGCCGCCACCCTGATGGCCCTGGAGGCGCTGGTGGCGTCCAGCTGCCGACTGGAGGGGGACCTGGTCTGCATCCACGACGCCGACGAGGAGGTCGGTGGCCGGTACGGAATGCGCTACCTGGCAGAGCACATGCCTTTCGACTTCGACATGGCCCTGTACGCGTGCACCGGCGACGTCACGCCGCTCGGCAGTGAGTACTTCTCCGCCCTAGGCACGAACAACATCATCCGCACCCTTGCAGGGACGCAGACCTACCAGATCAGGCTCACTGGACACAACCTGCACAGCATGGCACCGCTGCGGCACCTGGGCGCTGCGGAGGCGGCCGTGGCCCTGATCGACCGCCTGGGCCCCCTCATGCAGCGAGTCAACGACTATCAGGACCCCGTGGATGGCTCTGGGCATCCGGCGATGCGCATCAGCGGGATCGACAGCGGGGAGAGAGTTGCAGTCCACCACCAGTCGCGCACCTGTGAAATCACGGTCAACCGCAAGATCCACCAGAGCATCGATCCGGAGGCGGCGCTGGCAGAAATCAAGGCCGTCGTCGCGGCGCACAACGCGGCGTACCCTGAGAACACGGCCTCGCTTGAAGTGCTGCGCAACCTGCCGCCGGCGATCACGCCTGCGGACCACCCTGTGGTAACGGGGCTCGCCCGAGCGGTGAAGGCCGTGCTGGGGGAGGAGGCGAGGGTTACGGGGATGCCTTGCCCGGTTGGCATCAGCTCCTTCCTGGCGACCGTTCCCATACCCACGGTGCTGTTCGGCTACGGGCTGGTCAACCTCCATCACGCCCACGACGAGTACATCGCGGCAGACGACCTCGTCAAGATGGCGAAGGTCTACGCCGTCGCGTTCATGGAGTGGCTGGGCAGGTCGGAGTAGGTCCTGTCGCGGATATCAGGTGTCTGCCAGGCCGGCGGCGGCGCCCTGCCGGCGAGGGTCGGCGGCCCCTTGACAGAGGCCTGTCTTTGGGTCTCGCGTCACCACCTGCACCGCCCCAAACCACGGCGATTTCGCGCTCCTGTACTGCACCTCGTGCCCCAGGCGCGACAGCCCTGCCTTCGCGGCATCAGGTAGATCGGACTCCGCCTCGAGCTCGTACCCCGACCAGTGCACGCGGGGCGCGTCCACTGCCGCCTGAAGGGACGTGCCGTGATCGAGAACGCTCACCAGCACCTGGGCGATTGCGTTGGGGATCCGTGTGCCCGACGGGCTGCCCAGGGCCATCACCGGAGCGCCGTCGCGCAGGACGAGCGTCGGGCAGGGCATGAGCGGGCGCTTGTACGGTGCGATCGCCGCCACGCGCGTTCCCGGGCGGGGATCGAACAGTTTCATGGCGTTGTTCAGGAAGAACCCGCGGCCCGGGACCACCATGGCCGACCCGAAGGCATCGCCCAGGCTCTGGGAGATGGAAACGAAGTTCCCCCAGCGGTCCACGTGGGAGTGGTGGGTCGTGCAGCTGGCGTGCCCCGCCGACGAGGGCATCACGCCCGTGAGGCTCGCCGGGTCCGGCTGCTCCGCCTGGTATGCCCACGGGTTGCCGGGCCCGGGGAACTGCGCGCGCTGCGGGTCTATGCTCCTGCGCCGTTCCGCTGCGTACGCCGGATTGAACAGTCCACCAATAGGCACGTTGACGAAGGCGTGGTCGCCGATGTGAACCGCCCTCTCTGCAAAGGCGAGCTTCATGGCCTCGATCAGAAGATGGAGCTTCTCCGGCGAGAGCGGATCGCAGGTGCGGAAGTCGAAGCCGTCGAGCAGGCAGAGCAGGTGCAGGAGCAGCGCGCTGGACTGCGGGGGCGTGCACTGCACCGTGTACCCCCGGAAGGACACGGCGTCCGGCGGCAGTACCCGAAACAGCTTCTCGGGATAGAGGGCCAGGTCTTCCTCTGACAGCACACCCCCGTCGGACCGCACGCAGTCCACGATGGCGCGAGCGATCTCACCGGAGTAGAACTCCTCGATCCCACTGGTGGCGATGCGTTCCAGGGTCTGCGCGAGTTCTGGCTGCACGACCGCCTCACCTTCCGTCCTGGGCGAGCCGTCCGGGCGGAGGAAGATGGCCGCTGAAGCCGGGTACCGCGCCAGGCGGTCCCGGTTTTCGGCGACCAGCCCGGACATGCGCCGGGCTAGGGGCACGCCCCCTCGGGCGTAGGTGATGGAAGGTTCCAGCACCGTCCCAAGGGGGATAGAGCCCCACCGCCGGTGCGCGTAGGCCCATCCCCAGACGGCGCCGGGAATGCACACCGACAGCCCGCCGGTGGTGTTGAGGTCCCCCTCGGTTAGGAACCGGTAGTCACCCTGGGTCGGGTGCTCGATCCACCGGTACATGCCCGCGCGGGCGGCGCCGGGGGCGCAGGCATAGAAGTCTATGCCCACGGTCTCTCCCTCGCCGGCCATGTGCACCAGCATGTTCCCCTGGCCCCCGAGGTGAGACATGGCCGGCTCGCACACGGCCAGGGCAAAAGCAGTGGCGATGGCCGCATCCGTGGCGTTTCCGCCGCGCGCCAGCATCTCCACTCCCGCTGCCGTCGCCCAGGGATGCGACGAGCTGCAGAAGCCGCCAGCGCTCAGCGCGTCGTTCGCGGGGCTGTTGACGAAGGGGGGGCTCATGGACTGCAGCGCCTCTTGGTCTCCGGGCACAGCGCTACCCAACCGCGGGTCCTTCCGACCCGGCGCAGTCACATCCACATGCGCATGCCTTGCGCCCCGCTGCCAGCGCCCCGATCAGGACTGCTGCCCGCCGGGTGTTGAAGATGCCGCAGTGGCAGTTGCGGGCCATCGTGACGGCAGCCTCCTCGGCGGCCATCAGGCCGCCTGCCACTCGATCGGCAAGCGCGCTGATGAGGTTGAAGGAGATCATCGCGTGTCCGCACATGGTGTTGATGGCCATCACCAGGGGGTTCCGTGGGAGGCGGGTCGTGTTGCCGTGTATACCCAGGGACATGTTCACCGTGTGCTGATCGGCACCGGCCCGGCGGGCGCAGTCGCGCACCCTGTCGAACAGCCCCGAAACCACCACGGAGAGGCCTGTGCCGAGCCGCTGTAGCTCTTCCAGCACCCGGACCACCTTCTCGGGGTCGTCGTAGACGGCGTGCACCAGGGAGTTGTTCTTGAGGCCGGCCTCCAGCCTGTCGCGCGTCGTGGAGAACTTGTTCCCGATGCGGCAGTCGCCCCAGTTCACCGGCTCGTGCCTGATCAGGACCTCCAGGCACAGCTTCAGGCGGGATGCAGCGCCGTCATCGGTTATTCCCTTGGCCGGCATGACGAGCACAGTGTAGTCGGACGCCAGGCTCTCCGGGCTTCCTTGTCGGTGCAGCGAGTGTGTCGTCGTTCAATCCTCCTCAGGGAATAGTGGAAAGCCCAGGCCTACGTTGGTCTTGCCGTTTGGAAGCACATTGAAGCCCATCGCCCCACAGGTGGCCAGCACCCACTCCAAGTTCTCCGGTCTCACCCGCAGCGCTACGCCAAGGCTGAACACCGTCTCCAGCCCTGCGGCCGCCTCTCTCGCCGCCCTCAGCACCTGGGGCAGCCTATCCTGGGGCATCTCCATCTCTATGATGGCCGAGAGCACCCGCTCGTCCAGGATGTCGTCGCGCAGCTTCCCGGTGGAGGCGTCCTTCATGAGCTGGGTGACCGGGTTCATGGGCTCGAAGCACGCACCCTCCCTGGCGAGTGCGATGGTCACAATCTCTACCTCACGAAACGAGGAGCCAACCCCGGGGCGGCCCATCTCAACCGCCATGCCGACGCGTCCCCGGCGGAACCGCCCCGTGACCTCGTTGGTCTTGATCTCCTCTGTGCCCCGGCCCAGTATCCCGGTTCCTGGATGCTCCACGACGGGGTCTGAGAACTGCGAGCGAAGTATGCGGGGCCACTCAAGTTCCTGCATCACCAGCGCGTCCACGGGGCACACGCCGGAGCGATAGCAGATGCCGCACTCCACGCACGCGTCCTGGTCGATGGCAGCCAACCCCTCCCGATCAAGGGAAACCGCTCCCACGGGGCAATAGGGGATGCACGCCTCGCAGCCGTTGCAGAGTTCCCGGGAAACCAGCATGAATGGGTATGCCTCCAACCTCGCTGGGAATGATTGCGGACACAACTCGTGCCAGGGAGTTTACGCCAGCGACGCGCAAATCTCCTTCACGACGCGCAGTTCTACCACCGCCACATCTGTCGCAGGATTCCTTGATGTCCTCTCCAATGAGTGGCTCAACCCTTGCTCAGGACTCACCCTGTTGCTGGCTGGTTGGAGGCCTGCGGGCCGCCCCGAAGAAGTCTAGGAAAGCAGGTTCGGAGTTGACCTCAGCTGGGCAGCTGACCACGACGGATTAGGAGGAATCACGATGGCGTTCAAGCAGTGGCACGGCCCGCCTGAGAGGAGGCTGGACGTGAGCAGGGGCCAGGCGAGCCGGCCCCTGCAGTGTGAGGCTAGGCACACGCCGATGATCACCAAGGGAGGCTAACGAGTCGAACACCAACATCATAGGCCAAGGGAAGTGCTACCCTGGGCTTGACAGTCTCAGCGCGCCGCACCGATTTGACCCTCTCCCCGGCCCGGTGCTACCATCGAGCCGGGAGCAGGCCGGGCGGTCGCGGCGCGTGAGCGTCGAGGAAAGTCCGGGCTCCGCAGGGCAGGGTGCCGGGTAATCCCCGGCGGGGGCGACCCCAGGG
Protein-coding sequences here:
- a CDS encoding serine hydrolase; translated protein: MKLRLFIDGASRGNPGPSAIGVVVQDGRGRVIAEVAEALGKATNNVAEYEALLRALEEARARGADEVEILADSDLLVRQIAGTYKVKSPNLAPLHRAALKALAGFRRWHITHILRGRNTAADALANRALDGLPPQGSLPGAPDAGAGLRSELARLSGRLEGVLGVGVKTVWDGQEIFLEPDRPFPTASVFKIPVLIELLLQVEEGRLRLDGTVTVTEEMKSPGSGVLKELTSSPALSVADLAMLMVIISDNTATDILVDLVGKEAINRRLASWGFSVTRVPMSCRELLFELAGRPTGPFTPEARLEVEQILKARVRSFAGRAYADCDNDLTTPREMVGLLEMLVRDGPLSAGVRERALHFMGRQQVRDRLPLHLPPGTEIAHKTGSIAGVRNDAGILFVPRGPVLVCAFARDLADDQAGAAAIAEVGRLVHAVFA
- a CDS encoding transposase, encoding MCTVVRIGAQGKARMAHQVALPEADALDVRIALVQDLIPLGLQAVEEVLQQEVQALAGPRYARGDGAPHLVRWGRQRGSVYVADQKLPLPVPRVRNRQAGIEVPLHSYTRLQQPRAADEGVLRRILYGLSCRDYRTAAEAVPEAFGLSRSSISRRYIRATARKLQALQERRLDQYDFVLERGLRVAEGLLVVIDGGKGLRRAVRDVFGDQAQVQRSLRHKRENVVAYLPKALQPLWRARLQRAYRQPTYALAKADLQRLHQDLRRLKEDAARSLAEGLEETLTLHRLGLADRLGTSLGTTNGLESILALVEQRVGKVDRWATSDQKQRWLATTLLELEPRLRRLRGYRALPQLRIALRNAVMQEEEARVA
- a CDS encoding ABC transporter substrate-binding protein, which produces MIAVLWAGPGAGAPVPAQRGELRIAMQYDRGSMDPAVLSAVTDKQMTVNVFEGLVRHALGTVKIEPALAESWTMAPDGKTWTFKLRRGVRFHKEFGEMQASDVKFSLERIQAPALKSPYSQLMASLERVEVLDRHTVRILLNSPDPAFLDKLAQSFGAIVSEKAVKARGDKFDQDPVGTGRYQFSSWAPQQETVFTPFDEYWGGRPALARVVYVPIPDSTTMFNAFEAGDVHLVQVTDPDKLKKYRQNSKMTVVETPGLITRFFGMNRLHKPFDDIKVRTAVLHAVNRTEIVQFLFGGVSTPARSILAPGVLHAEPNVMQYRFDPSRAKRLLAEAGYPNGFRTTFYVPNIDRFTRPATVIQQHLRGVGIEIEIRVMEVTSFLARLRSAEGMPMFTLSRGQDPAPDRVLYIWFHSSGIPRDNWANISIPEVDRWLDEALRTLNEDRRKELFSLAQKRIVDEAHYFFIDHENHIFAMQARVKGFVGDPQRSIRLDNVSVER
- a CDS encoding ABC transporter permease, giving the protein MRGLLAARLAATVPTVLGVIIVVFLVVHFIPGDPVIAMLGDSATAEQVEETRRLLGLDAPLPVQFARVIARYVRLDLGRSIITRRPVIGEIRSRFPHTLWLAAGAMLVSVAVGLPLGVLAATRRGSLVDLSSLVLSTAGIAAPVFWIGLLLSLLFATRLGWFPTIGAGRVGDLGSMLHALVLPSVTLGLSGIALIARMTRSCMLEVLREDYVRTARAKGATERAVVFRHALKNAAIPIVTIIGLNVGYLLGGAVLVETVFARPGLGKLLVDAILSRDYPVVQGVTLTVAISFVAVNLVTDLVYGWLDPRIQYQ
- a CDS encoding ABC transporter permease, which produces MTGTPRWRRVITHAPMMVGAVIVLAVVVMALAAPVLAPADPTAIDLPMRLRPPGEDGRLLGTDGFGRDVWSRLVFGTRVSLQVGVVAVSIGAVAGLVVGLAAGYFGGWVDMLTGRVLDVVMAFPTILLALAVVAALGPSLTHSMIAIGLTSIPRFARVTRGAVLAVRGRDFVQAAEALGAPTSRILAVHVLPNVLSPLVVMVSLGVGSAILVEASLSFLGLGVAPPTPTWGSMITDGKHYIDLAPWISGFAGLFIMVTVLGFNLLGDGLRDLSDPKLRAR
- a CDS encoding M20 family metallopeptidase, with translation MLEQSKAVLEYVERHRDDLVTLLQTMIRTRSVNPAFDPASPGEAAMARLVADRYAALGIATDIVEAVPGRPNVVATWKGSIGRPRLLVNCHLDTVPPDCGEWVDPHDGKVTSGWTKDPFGGEIVDGRIYGRGAADHKSPIAATLMALEALVASSCRLEGDLVCIHDADEEVGGRYGMRYLAEHMPFDFDMALYACTGDVTPLGSEYFSALGTNNIIRTLAGTQTYQIRLTGHNLHSMAPLRHLGAAEAAVALIDRLGPLMQRVNDYQDPVDGSGHPAMRISGIDSGERVAVHHQSRTCEITVNRKIHQSIDPEAALAEIKAVVAAHNAAYPENTASLEVLRNLPPAITPADHPVVTGLARAVKAVLGEEARVTGMPCPVGISSFLATVPIPTVLFGYGLVNLHHAHDEYIAADDLVKMAKVYAVAFMEWLGRSE
- the ggt gene encoding gamma-glutamyltransferase, with the protein product MSPPFVNSPANDALSAGGFCSSSHPWATAAGVEMLARGGNATDAAIATAFALAVCEPAMSHLGGQGNMLVHMAGEGETVGIDFYACAPGAARAGMYRWIEHPTQGDYRFLTEGDLNTTGGLSVCIPGAVWGWAYAHRRWGSIPLGTVLEPSITYARGGVPLARRMSGLVAENRDRLARYPASAAIFLRPDGSPRTEGEAVVQPELAQTLERIATSGIEEFYSGEIARAIVDCVRSDGGVLSEEDLALYPEKLFRVLPPDAVSFRGYTVQCTPPQSSALLLHLLCLLDGFDFRTCDPLSPEKLHLLIEAMKLAFAERAVHIGDHAFVNVPIGGLFNPAYAAERRRSIDPQRAQFPGPGNPWAYQAEQPDPASLTGVMPSSAGHASCTTHHSHVDRWGNFVSISQSLGDAFGSAMVVPGRGFFLNNAMKLFDPRPGTRVAAIAPYKRPLMPCPTLVLRDGAPVMALGSPSGTRIPNAIAQVLVSVLDHGTSLQAAVDAPRVHWSGYELEAESDLPDAAKAGLSRLGHEVQYRSAKSPWFGAVQVVTRDPKTGLCQGAADPRRQGAAAGLADT